The following nucleotide sequence is from Candidatus Methanoperedens sp..
ACCGATAAGTGCGAGGATGCGGCGAATGTTATAAGCGATATTGTTGTAAAAAACAGCTAAGAGGCGTATTTTGGAACAATTCGTCGTTTTTACTATTATACTTGCCCTGTTTTTTGATTTTTTAAATGGATTTCACGATTCTGCAAACGCAATCGCCACCGTGGTTGCAACAAAGGTTCTGTCTCCATTAAAAGCCGTTACGATGGCGGCTGTTTTTAACCTCATCGGCCCGCTTTTTTTTGGCACAGCCATTGCAACGACTATGGGAAAAGGTATCATCGACACCCAGATTGTCACGGTCAACCTGATTTTCGCAACACTGGTAGGCGCTGTAATCTGGGATTTAATCACATGGTATCTGGGTCTCCCCACATCAAGCAGCCATGCCCTGGTCGGCGGACTGGTCGGAGCAGGAATAGCTGCCGCAGGGACGGGTTCGGTCAATGCTGCAGGAGTTGGATTAATCGTGCTGTTTATGGTAGTCTCTCCAATAATCGGCCTGATTATGGGCTTCATATTCGCTATTTTAATAATAAGAGCCTTCAGGAGCTCGCATCCTTCGACAGTCAACCACTATTTCAGGAGGCTTCAGCTTTTTTCTTCAGCTTTTTATTCACTGACCCACGGGACGAACGATGCACAGAAAACAATGGGAATAATTGCAATACTTCTTGTTTCAACGAGCGTATCTTCGCCCCCCAGCGGAGGGCTGCATATTCCGCTCTGGGTTATCCTTTCCTGCGCGGCTGCGATTGGTCTTGGAACTTTTTTTGGAGGATGGCGAATCGTTAAAACAATGGCACAGAGAATCACGCGTCTGCGCCCTTATCAGGGCTTCAGCGCAGAAACTTCAAGCGGTGTTGTGCTTGCAAGCATGGCTGCTATGGGAATCCCTGTCAGCACCACGCATGTGATATCGTCTTCGATAATGGGGGTCGGAGCCACGGATAAGCTCTCAGCTGTGAGATGGGGCATCGCCCGCAAGATCGTGGGGGCATGGATACTGACAATACCCGCGGCAGCGATCATATCGGCATCTGCTTTTTTGATTATGAGAGCCTTTTCTTGATTTTTTAGAAAGTATTATTAGTTTTAAAAAGAAAACAGGAACCAATGTTAAATGAAAAAAATAAGCTTGTTATCTGGCCTTTGTACCTTGATGCCACCAAATCAAGGGCTGAAGGCAGAATTCTTTCCATGAA
It contains:
- a CDS encoding inorganic phosphate transporter is translated as MEQFVVFTIILALFFDFLNGFHDSANAIATVVATKVLSPLKAVTMAAVFNLIGPLFFGTAIATTMGKGIIDTQIVTVNLIFATLVGAVIWDLITWYLGLPTSSSHALVGGLVGAGIAAAGTGSVNAAGVGLIVLFMVVSPIIGLIMGFIFAILIIRAFRSSHPSTVNHYFRRLQLFSSAFYSLTHGTNDAQKTMGIIAILLVSTSVSSPPSGGLHIPLWVILSCAAAIGLGTFFGGWRIVKTMAQRITRLRPYQGFSAETSSGVVLASMAAMGIPVSTTHVISSSIMGVGATDKLSAVRWGIARKIVGAWILTIPAAAIISASAFLIMRAFS